The sequence GGAGGCCAGCGCGCTGAGCGTGGCCATCGCGGTGCTGCGGGCGTACGGTGCGCGGCCCTCGACGGCGGCGTGCAGGGTCGCGCCCAGCGACCACAGATCGGCCGGCCCGCTGGACATCCCCTCGGCGGCGCGTTCCGGTGCCACGTACTGCGGTGAGCCCAGAATGGTGCCGGGGCCGGTCATGATCTGGTCACCGCCGTCGAAGACGGCCAGCCCGAAGTCGGTCAGCAGCACCCGGCCGTCGTGGGCGACGAGCACGTTCGCCGGCTTCACGTCGCGGTGCAGCACCCCGGCGTCGTGCGCCGCCCGCAGGGCGTCCAGCAGGGCCAGGCCGATGCGGGCGGCGTGCTGCGGTGGAAGGGGGCCGTCGCTGTCGAGGACGTCCTGGAGGGTGCGGGAGGGCACGTACTCCATCACGATCCACGGTGTGTCGGCGTCGGAGACCACGTCGTAGACGCGGACCACGTTGGGATGACTGAGCCGGGCGGCCGTGCGCGCCTCGCGCAGCGTGCGGGCGACCAGTTGGTCCAGCTCGTCACCGCCGAGCGAGGCCGGCAGCACCACCTGCTTGA is a genomic window of Micromonospora tarapacensis containing:
- a CDS encoding serine/threonine-protein kinase encodes the protein MIAGRYRLLGLVGRGGMGTVWRAEDELLHRQVAVKQVVLPASLGGDELDQLVARTLREARTAARLSHPNVVRVYDVVSDADTPWIVMEYVPSRTLQDVLDSDGPLPPQHAARIGLALLDALRAAHDAGVLHRDVKPANVLVAHDGRVLLTDFGLAVFDGGDQIMTGPGTILGSPQYVAPERAAEGMSSGPADLWSLGATLHAAVEGRAPYARSTAMATLSALASAPPDPAPHAGALSAVLAGLLRRDPTHRTDHTETRRRLLAAAGPDRSGSRPTGDDADPATVTGDRPAATTGGPATTGGPAAAPSRGGEQSGSADRPAPHHRTGSTRNPRAGRARNAVSSPWPGPGRWPRWPCWWRWRPASAPH